GGCATAAGAGATGGACACAGGAGACTAGGTTACAGGAATGACCCTGCCAAAGAACCTTCTGTCTTGCTGAGTGTTGTAAGATGAGCTAAACCCTGATGTGCTCTTCTCACTTGTGAAGGAGACTACAAAATATAACCAAAACAGACTTGTTTTCATCGCTATTTTAttgataaaaaaacattttgtggtGTGAAATACTGTAGTAAGGTCTGCAGTATACTGAGGTTTGTCTCAAACTACTACCTTGCTGAAATTTTTTATCACCACTGGAAACAAAGTGTGACAGGGTACAACAAAAAGCTTCTCACATAAAAACAGGGTCATGGAATGTCACTTCCACATACTGTTTGTGATTTTGCTCAAGGCCACAGTGTTATATAGACAACCAGTAAAAGTTATATTTCATGTGACTTTTTTCTTTGAACTTGGCCCAGATCAGTTCTGTTCTGCAGCCTCCAGCCAGCGACATCCATCCCTGCAGCTCTGCATGATTATCCTGGGACGGCTATTTGTGGATGCAGTGAGGCAGGTGAGTCTGAACTTACAatgacacaaatattactttataTATTAATATTACAAATGTTACTGTAGTAAAAATTAGCTAATCACTCTTTAATAATGTATCATGCCACAAAACTAATTACCAAACACTGGTTAATGGATTCTGGGTAACTAGATGTTGGTATAATGGTATTTCAGGGTTCCCACTGTGTCAGTAGTGAAATTCTCAATTACTCGACTAGACATCCATCATTTATGGACCCAACACATATGGGGAAGATGATGGGCATTTGGGACCAACATATTGTGGTCCCAGTTCAGTATGAAAAGGAGAAAATGCTGTCATTCAAAGGCTTAACTCTTTAAAGAGTCATGATAAGTAGGTAGGTACATACATAGCCTACCAGATACCCGAGTAGAAGCTTTATTATTTATAGCTCGGAAGACAAACAGCAACTTTACCCAGAATCTATTGGCCTGCTTATTCTATCTACAGTAAAACTGCATATTGTGCTGCTCCACTAATAATTACTGATTTATTATATATTTCAACttatttagggagtcaggtggctgagcggtgagggaatcgggcggtgagggaatcgggctagtaatccgaaggttgctagttcgattcccggtcatgccaaccgACGTTGTGTCAgatgtgcaaggcacttcaccctacttgcctcgggggaatgtccctgtacttactgtaagtcgctctggataagagcgtctgctaaatgactaaatgtaaatgtaaaatgtatttagaGGCCTAGCCTGGGAACCAGACGAATTTGCAATGTCATACTCGCATGCCACAAAGAAGCCAAAATTACAATGTGAGAAGGCGTGTCAAAGGTAAGACAGGTGGAGTTCTACGCCAGATACATTCTGTTCATTAACCATTAACAGTAGGCTAGTCCACAGTCAGACTCGTAACTCGCTAACACAACAGCTGGATGCAAAATTATTTCGGATGAAAAGTTTTGCGAAGTCGATCCTATATAAcctacatgtagcctacattattAACGTCGACAGACTTTATCGGCTCGTAGCCACCGATGGAAAGTCTTCTTGGAGTGGTCAAGAGGACGGAGAGGATATAGTGTTGCGCATTTGCAAATATTTAtccataggctacttatcacCAGGAACCAGAGTGACATAATTGTGTAAACAATGGAGAACAGATCCTCGCGTGACAGTGACACACAAACGCAGATTCGTAAATATGTAGATCTATTAACTGTGCAGTATGGACaactcgtccattaattgtatatagcgtGACAAAACCGCTTATTTCTCATCTTGAGAAATGGTTAAAATgggtgagaaatacaaggtgttgcgtgagagcgtgatAAATGCCTGAAATGCCCTGTAAAATACGTCTACCTCCATACAATGGCGCCACCTGGATGTTTAACGAACGAATTACAACTGGATTTTTTTTCTCACAATAGTTCAATCAGACGTAACCGACCAACCTTTGCTTCATCACGTCAGTTTATCTCGATTGAGGATCAGTATATCTACCAACACGTACTATCAGAATATTAAGCGATGGACATAATTTTTTACATTAAGTTTcaccgcaaaaaaaaaaaaaaaaagtttatttggCATTCTTCGGCATTCTTCAAATATCATGCGTGAGCCCCGACTAGTGGCTGTAAAACATACCTTCTCTAAAATGTTTCTAGCCGTgctttcaaataaataaattactCTCGTACAGTTATCATTCTTGTAGTTTACATGCATAGGCTATAAAATAATCCCGACATGAAGGTTTACCAGAAGTAGAACGTTAATTCATAGATTATTTAAAAATCACATGACTTGGTCATATGACTGCGTCTGCTAACCAATCAGACGGTGTTAAGAGTGTTCACTCCGTGCAAGTCATGTGTGCTAGAGGGATGGGGTGCAGGACAGTGTGTCCGCTAATCACTATTTTATTACTCTTTGCGACATGGAATTGTGTTCATATGTTGGATAGTGGTATGCTATTTCCTCGAGAGTCCTCTTCGCGTGAGATAAGAGAGATAAACGGCCTGTGGAACTTCAGAGCCGATTTTTCACTCAACAGGAACTTAGGCTTTGAGCAGGCATGGTACAAAAGTCGCCTGGCAGAGGTAAATATTGAGCAATGAGGCTAACTTTACTCCAGATAACATTGCTTCGCTGTATCAACGCATGTTCACGTTGCAAAAGTCATTAGTCAGAAATGGTTTAATGTGTAACTTGTACTGTAGTCTATTCAGTCCTAATGATCAAGGCCTTAACTGCGCAGATCATGACGTTGTGTTCCCTAAATACAATAATACAATGCTTTGCCACAAATCAAACACTATTCTAACTATCTTCCAATTCTGTAAATGGTTCCTATTTCAAAAtattcctcttctctttgccTGTGTCCCATCTGTATGTCTAGACTGGCCCTGTGATTGACATGCCTGTCCCTGCCAGTTATAATGACATCACTCAGGACTACAGGCTGAGGGACTTTGTGGGGTGGGTGTGGTATGAGCGAGAGGTGGTGGTTCCTCAGCGCTGGCTTGCTGACGAGGGAACCAGAGTAGTGCTCAGGGTGGGAAGTGCACACTACTACTCAGTTGTCGTAAGTATCCTGTTAgtcgttttattttatttatcacCTCCTGATTTCATGACACAACCCTATGCAGCCATTCCAGCAGTGAAATCAGTCTGACCtccaagtcttcttcctgcCAGTGGGTCAATGGGGTGAAAGTGACGGAACATGAGGGAGGTCATCTTCCCTTTGAGGCAGAGATCAGTGATGTGGTCCGTAAGGAGGGAGGTGCGCCCTGTAGGATCACCATCGCTGTCAACAACAccctgaccctccagaccctccctccAGGGACCATCCAACACATGGACGACCGTTCCAAGTAAAGTCATAGTCATCCCTCTGGTTTAACCTAGCATTAATGGCATATTACCCTAAGACTTTAAACTCACAATATGGTTTCCAATGCTTGCGTTGAACAGGTATCCTGCTGGCTACTTTGTGCAGAGCACAAACTTTGACTTTTTTAACTACGCTGGACTTCATCGCCCTGTGCTGCTGTACACCACACCCAAGGTGTACGTAGATGACATCACGGTGCTGACTAGCTTCTCGGACAACATTGGTGAGTCTAATTTCCTTCAATTGCAATATGTTTGTCATATCTTAAGTTATTGCCTTAGCTCAATATAACATGGATGTCATTGTGATGTTTGTTTCTCCTTCGCTGTAGGTCTGGTCAGCTATAAGGTGTCAGTCCTGGGAAGTACCAACCCCACAGTGAAGGTCACTCTTTCAGACAAAAATGGCCTCTGTGTGGCCTCCTCGACTGGAACGTCTGGTGTCCTCAAAGTGGTTGATGTCAATCTATGGTGGCCATATCTAATGCATGAGAATCCAGGCTACTTGTATTCTATGGAGGTGAGTTAAAAACTTTAACCAAATAGATTGTGTGTACTGGAGCATGCTTGTGAAACGTCTGGATTGCGGCTCAGCCTCACATGAATCAGCCCTCTTGTAGTCAGCTGATATAAGATATGCCACTTGGATTGTAGAAGTTACGCAAGATGAATGCGAGTGTTTGTAACATGCCAGCACTAATCAAAAACAGCTGTGGCTCAACCGCCTTTTTCCGCAGTGTGTTCAGGTTCCTGACTAAGCAGCCCCTCcgccacttcctgtttgtggtGATGTCGAGTCTGTTTAACTGTACGAGCCTCATCATCTTCTAGGTTCTAATCCACAGGTTCACATGACCACTGCTGGTGAGGGTCCTGTACACAACGACGTGTACGCTCTTCCTGTTGGCATCCGCACTGTGCAGGTCACCAGCACACAGTTCCTCATAAATGGCAAGCCCTTCTATTTCCATGGAGTGAACAAACACGAGGACTCTGATGTGAGTGCTCCTAGAGTGGCGGGTATAGCACAGTAGCAGTCTGAGCTGCTTAGTCAGTAAATAGACAAGTCATTGATGTTTCCTGTAATTTGCTGTGTCAGATTCGAGGTAAGGGTCTGGACTGGGCCCTGATAGTGAAGGACTTTAACCTGCTTAAGTGGCTGGGGGCCAACTCGTTCCGCACCAGTCACTACCCCTACGCTGAGGAGATCATGCAGATGTGCGACCGCCACGGCATCGTAGTGATCGACGAGTGCCCTGGGGTGGGCATCAAGGACATGTGAGTGACGCCTTTGACCCCCTCCAGAGGTCACACAGAGGTCATAATGTGTGATCATCAGTGGTGTTTGTCCAATGTGCTTGTTTTTCCAAGAAAACACGCAGCGGTCCCTTTCTTGTGAGAAGCAAACATATAGAATAGTGAATGAAATGAACCAGTTAGCTGTCAGTAGTCAGTGAGGATGTGACCCGCGAGTGCTGCTGTCCTCCAGTCGTAGCTTTGGAAACGCCTCCCTGgctcaccacctggtggtcatGGAGGAGCTGGTGAGGAGGGACAAGAACCACGCCTCCGTAGTCATGTGGTCCGTAGCCAACGAGCCTGCTGCAGAgatgccccctgctggacagtaTTTCAAGTAAGTCAATCCTTAAGTTGTGCCTTGACGGTTATTTATTTAGCGGCGCACACAAACAAGTGCCTTTAGTGAGTGCAGCAGATAAGGAAGGACTTGAAACTATGTAACATACTAGAACCTGGCATTTAACAATGATTACATGCATAGGTATTTGAAGCTCTCCTGGGAAACGTCTGTCGGGAACGTGTCTGTtggcatgcaggtgtgtgtgttagtgttccAGATAGCAGAGATGAGGGTAAAGGTGAGTCTAAGCCTGCCCGGGTTATACAACCTGTGGAATGCAGTCTGATTGCTTGTCAGCCCTCCCTATCTCACAGCACAGACCAGAGCACCAGAGGCCAGGGAGGGAACCCAGGAATTTCACCTCACAATGCCCAACCATTGAATTTCAAATCCTATGTGGGATGATGGTTCAAAGTTCCTTCTGTACAATGCTACTTTTCTCATCCTAGTTCAGGTAATACTCTAAGGCTGGGCCTAAGCTTAGGATGTGTTGTGTCTTCACATTCCAAGCAGCAAAAATTCCCTTCAGCAAGGTCTTGTACCAGgggtcacatctgtttcaacatcaggatcttttttctctccttccttttcttcttcccCCTCGCCCGTCTCCACTCAATCCCTTCTCTCGTtatttcatctctctttcagGACTGTGATAGCTCATACCAAGTCTCTGGACCAGACTCGACCCGTCACCTTTGTTTCATCCAGTGACTATGCCAGGGACAAAGGGGTGGGTCTTCACTCTACCCAGCTCACTGCTAGAGTTACCAACAAGTGTGGCAGATTATGAACTCTTGCTGCCAGAATGTTGGGCTATTTTAAACCCATACACCTGTTCCGATTGAATCCCCCTGGTTTACAGGGCAAGCTCTTTTCCATTTTGTGTCGACAAAAATGTTTCTCTGGCATTTAGTCTGCTTAGATTGAACATTACTTAATGCAGTTAAATACATTTAAGCCCTTTGCGTTCATTgaggaccctctctaccttcccCCTCACCAGGCTCCATATGTGGATGTCATCTGTGTGAACAGCTACTTCTCGTGGTACCACGACCCTGGTCACTTTGAGGTCATCCCCATCCAACTCAAGACCCAGTTTGAGAACTGGTACGGGAAGTACCAGAAACCCATCATCCAGAGTGAATACGGTGCCGACGCGGTTCCAGGTCTTCACACGGTGAGGCTAACACATTGCCGGGTGTTTACCGCACATCGCCGGGTGTTTACCGCACATCGCCGGGTGTTTACCGCACACCGGTGCGTTGGTAGAGAGCGTGAACTTTCTGAGAACTGAACGTCTCTGTGGTAGGTGTTTGGGAGAGGTACGTTTCGTAAGTTGTAGGGAGGATATTAGGTCAAAAAGAGGGGTCTAAATCTCGGATTCCTGTCCCAACAAGTGACTGAGCATGTATGAACGTAACACGcctcagcacagacacacatgcccaTGCTCTACAGACCCTTCaacccacacatatacactcactatccttctcccacacacacacgacccaaCACATCCATGACTAAGTTTCTGGGTCTATTTcccacactgctgtgtgtgtttgcaaatgGATGAAAGTGGCCCTCTTGTCTAATGTGCACCGCTTCCTTGCAGGACCCTCCTATGATGTTCACTGAGGAGTACCAGAAGGCCGTCCTGCAGAGATACCATGACGTGTTCGACCAGAAGAGGAAGGAGTATGTCATAGGAGAACTCATCTGGAATTTCGCTGACTTCATGACAGCACAAAGTAAGGAGGAATTTACAGAGACATGCACGTTTTCTTTTTAAAGCCATATCATCACAAGATAAGAGATAATGAGGGAGACATCACAAGATAACTCCCAAAGTAATACTAGGTTGTTCTTTTGGCTCTGTACTCCTCAATTGTTTTGTGTGGAATAATCCCATGGCTATGAAGTTCAATTGGAGACTTCAAACCCATGCTGATTGTTTCCAATACAAAGTGGAGGTGTATAGAACCAAAATAGCACAAATGTGTCACGGTGTGTCAAATACTTTTGGACATGAATAAACAAATGAATCTGGTGCAGCTGTGGAAAGAGCCAGAGGGTTCATGTTGAAAGTGACTTGAACTTGCGTCAGCTGGGAAAGAGTCTGAAGTGGCGAAAGCCAAACATAAGTAGGTGGGTCCAACATAATAGTTCATTCAATAGCTCTCCATCGCTGTGCCCCATTTGACCTGCCATATCTGAGCACCACGACAATTCAGATCCGGTCAACTCCCTATAACTTTGTCCAAAAAATGCTCCCCACCCCCTATCCATGATAtgtagtatgtttgtgtgtacatacatattatatactgtagataccgtttctgtttgtgtccaaATTCCAATGGACTCTACCTTGAGCTTTACAATGTATGTAATGTCAGAATGGCTTTTGAGGAGTGCACATAATGAAATAGATTATCAGGCATTTGACCTGACATACCATGTTTTGGCCTGACCCAGTTGACAAGAATAACAAGCACACTATGCACTCTGATGTGTTTGTTACCCTGAGGAAATGTAAGCCAACTGAAACGGTGTCTCGTGTGGTTGTTTGCTGATGTTCGGTCCTCGTCTCCCTGCAGCGATCACCCGCGTCGTGGGGAACAAGAAGGGAATCTTCAGCCGCCAGAGACAGCCTAAAGCTGGGGCCTTCCTGCTGAAGGAGAGGTACTGGAGGCTGGCCAACGAGACCGGGCTGCTTCCTTACTGGACCCGGTACCCCTGTCTGCTCTGACCCCCAGGAGCTTGGGACTAGGACAGAACATGACACAATCAGCACAGGCTGCCTGTAAGCGTACACTGCACACAATGTCATTAGAGACGGGTTTAAGGTTCAAGAAGGTGAATGTATCAAATGCTGTTCTAAATCATTgttaagtggaatgttctggttGGAAGAACAACATTTTTCAGTATAACATTCaatatgcatacttatttaacAATGTACTTTTTTCATCCTGGTGTTTATCATCACCGTGTATAGTATATAAATGGCAGATTTTTGGTTGGCCTCTGTGCGAACTCAGTATCTGTAAATGACCAGGTTATCTTCTTTCTGACGTTTAGAATGTTTGACCAACACTATGTATTCCCTTGTTTACAACAAGACAGAGCCTTGtaattgttgtttttgtgtgtagggCATTGTCATTCCCAACATCGGTTTTCATCATGCCCTTAAGGAACATTATTTTAATTCAAGTGATAATTTAAAACTTGTTCTTTATCGGTCATCGGCAGGGTACTTGTTTGTTGCATTTCACAGTTTATTTCATAGGGGTGGgatttttccccccacccctactagGTAGTGTGCTAGTATGGATGTGGAGACCTTAAGGGAGCCCAGCCTCTTGTTGGGGGAAGAGCACATTGTCTTACTGCTAGCCTGGCTGATACATATGAAGACCGTTCATGAAAGGCCTGTCTAAACATCGTCTACAGACTTAATTCACAAACCCCAATATTGAATATTGAAGGGATGGTTTAAATAACGCTGTTACATTGTGGCGTGGCGATGGTTTCCTTTCCatagggaaaacacacacacaacatatattacttaactgatatcagttacATGAATTATCAACTGGTTTGAGCAAGATTTGAACCAGGGGTACCGTGTTTGGCAATAGACTTGATGGTAAGCATGCTTACCCACTGAGCCACAGAGAGGGTTCCTGTAAAGTTGCTTTCTACAAGACAGTGTAATTGCCCGTATGACATTTTGATTCAATATACGCTTGGACTTCTGTCTTTCACGTTTCCATCCTTTTCCAAATACAGTATTGTTATTTCATGTAAAAATGCTGTCTTGATACGGAACAAGCCTATGTTTTTATAGAATTGTGACTTTTGAATTGCGTTTGCACAAAAAACATcaattaaatatattttaaacatTACGTTTCTGGCACTGCAGTGATTAACTCAGTTGAAATGAAAATTATCCTTATTTTCTCAAAAAATAAAGTCAGACTGGGTGCTTTAGAGGGAATGTTTTAATGGTTGACCATTTCCACACAACAATGAcacaatttaaaatgttcactGTAGTGTTAACTTTAGCAACTGTTTCCCGCAAGGTACGCTGGCCTCCGATTGTTTTTCTGCACCCTCCTAGCATTCCTGTAACACTTTTCCATGTAAGAAAATACAGCATCTTAAAAATTATATTTGGCAAATACAGACGCAAACCAAAACAGTCTTCCTCCCAAAGAAACTTGATTTAAGATAAATTTGACGCTGACACATGGATTCCTAAAGCTCCAGTCCTTCCTCTATACTAGAATATTCCAGAATGTTAACAGTCTATACAGCTAAAGGGAACCACTGACCACGGCGAGATCATTCACATGACATTAGGAAAGAAATAAAAATTCACTAGTCACAGTCGGACAGAAAAAGAACTTTACAATCTTGTAGTTCTGACAGAGTATTTATAGGAATTAAGTGTCCTTGTTCTAATGACAAAAGATTGAAGATGAGAATGTGCTGGGAAATTGTGAGGAGAAAAAACATGGTTGACCGCTTATATGAGACAGGGATTTTGTGGGTCATTTCTATGGAGTACTTCACTGTTACACTGGATACGAATTCTTTGGGGGACTTCCAATTACCAGAATACATCTTAAGAAAGGCAAGCAGGAGTGCCATTTACCGTAATTATTCTTCAATTACAAGGCTTTACTGTTGCTCTTCATTGGCTCCAAGACCAGTGATCAAACAGAAGGCACTTTTGATGGCGATGGTGACGCAACAACCATGGCAGTTGGGGGTCTATGCATTGAGGTCTAATTCAACAGTTATGACAGGACACTTAGATCAGTAGCTGTACACAGGTTGATGGATCAATTTTATCCTCACATTTTATGTGAAGAAAATGAAGAAATGCAGTCTCCTTGACTCCTTTTACACAGTCTGTTAGGTCAGGAGCAACCCAACTAACCCCACACGCCTTTCTGGAATTAGTAACTGAGCAAATATGGTTTTAGTATCACAAGCGATGGAAGAACATGAGACTTTATAATGATCTTGACAACATGGAATTCTGTCTATATTTGGGAGAGTCTTGGCTACTtattttttcaaaataaaagcagaCTCCTTGTATGTATCCTAGATAGTCCTGCCTTCCATGTGGCCTTTTCAGAAGTACATTATGACAAAATAGTGTGGTCAATCATCTCACAGTGAGTTTGACACATACAGTTCCGGTAAGTTTCAATAGACAATGCTGTTTAAAATAACGCAGAACTAGCAAGTAACAACTTTACGATGCACCTCATATCCCACTTCATATTCTGTTAAAATACACTCCTTTTTAACCCAATTACAACAGCATGTACTCAACCCCATTGCCATTCACAATTGATGAATTAACACAAAAAATGGTAAGCATATCATCATCAAAAGTCAGTGGAACATCTGTCATGATGAACAGTAGCTTCTCCATGCTAACTTATCAGGATAAATTGCATTCCATGGTACACAGATACACCAAGGCTTTGTCTAGCAGTAGCAGAGAACAAATCACACACCAGCGTGTTACAAATGTTGTTCAGTGTCATCTAAACCACTCTCAGACTGTCCAATGGCCAATGTGTTAGGAGCCTGGTCATATTGTACCATACAGTAACATCTTTCTTAAAATACAAACAAGGTTAGCTTCAGTGTGGTGTGACGTGGTCAAAATAATCTAGCTCTAGATTCTCACTCGGAACTGGAGACCATACTGACTTGGGTTGTTTCACACCTTGGCCAATGACTGTGATTTCCAgttccaatgttggcataccACCTTCACGGTGAGACAGTGAACCTGCATGACTCAAGCAAAACCATTGGCCTGTTTTAACTGGATGCTCTTCCAGACAATCCCAGTTTGGCAGCCTGCCCTACCTAATTACCCAGTtggacattttagtttagccATCAGACAATTAAGTTATTATAAAAAGCCATGGATTAATAACAACAGTACGAATGAGCAGTGATAaattacatacagtatacacccCCAAAACAATAATGGTATttcacctcacctctcttttAGGCACATAAGTCTTTATGGATCCACTTTAGGGTGTGGTGGTCAGGAATGCTTTTCACACGTGACAAAAACGTTCAAAGAGACGGTAGGGGTACTGCTATGGACTCGTCAGGGCCATTTGAACCTCGGTGACATTTGGGAGGAGATGATCAGTGACCACACAAGAAGATCCACACAACAGAGCAGCATGCCTCGCTGAGATTGCAGGGAATatgatgtcacacacagactgcaaaCACATCTTCAGATTTGTTAACCCAGATGATGACTTCAATTCATTTTTTGTTCCTTGTTTTGTATTCTTTTCAGGGGGGGGTTTAAATCCCATTTTGTcattgtttttaattttttgttgtttttttaattattttttttacttaaagTCTATATCACCACTAAATCACAATCTAGCCTTGAATATTGCTCAGCAGCTATTTACAGAATTGCAAGAAAGAAACAATAATCTGATCTACACACAATTTCTCACATTCTTCCATGTTTCATATTAGTGGTCCTCTTCAAAATAAAGAAACCTGCTTTAAAGTGTAAACATAAAAAACTATTCTGTACGGTGTTAATgcttcttttctccctcctacTGGAATCATATCTGCTGACTGTGCAATAAACCCATGATCATGCATTTATATTTCTCTCACACCCATAATTCAGTTCTGCTCTGGTTCTAGAACAACTCCAATGTGCAGGAACAGGACCTCCTAATTATTTCAAGTAAACACCCAGATTTTTCCATCGTCTTATCCGTTTTGTTCAACAGAGGGATGTCCTCCACAAAGACTTGGGGCTCGGCCTGCTTGTCTTGGATGCATTTCCTCCAAAACCCATCCCTAAAGTGGGGAGAATAAAtataaagaaaaaacaaaactgaCAAATACTTTTTTCCCCATTATTAAATCCTTCCATGTATGCAGTGAACTTTTGGATGTTTGGCCCCAACCTTTTTaagtcttctttttcttcttttttgaacacacagcagaaTAAACATTGTTTGGAAGCAAGGTCTCCTGGTGGTAAGTCAAATGTTCAGACAGGTcacatttcttttttgtttgttacaaTTTTCTTGCTCTCTACTACTTAGTCCTGCTTGGGCTGTAGCTGCTGCTTCCAGGCCTCATTCAAGTAAACTAGTCGCTTGTAGTTGAGGATAAAGAGAATGAAGTTCAGTGCGTATGTGGTGACACAAATGAAGCAGAAGTCCTTCAGGACAAAGTAAAGAATGTAGCTCAGGTAGAGGGAGCCCACCACCGATAAGATGGACGTCATCATTAGGATGAGGGCAGCCATCGCACTGACGGTCATTCCTGCAACGAGAGAGGCACAGATCAAAACCCTAACAGATACTTTTGCACTTTGATTTTATTGAGGGATCAGACTAATGGATTTATTGTCTTGTTTGCTGTGGTAGCAGTCAAACACCATTTGACCTCTATATCCATTTTCAAGTAATCATTGGGTACCTCTGTGTTGTTTTAATGTGCCCATAAAATACACCCTACTGATTACTGCACTAACGATAAGCCTGTATCTCTACAGCCATCGTCTGCAGATTCAACGACTGATCTTATGTTTCCAGGATCCCATAGTTAAAGAAAGACAGGTGTTCTATGTTCTACAGTTGATAACGTTCAACAGAC
This window of the Osmerus mordax isolate fOsmMor3 chromosome 19, fOsmMor3.pri, whole genome shotgun sequence genome carries:
- the gusb gene encoding beta-glucuronidase: MCARGMGCRTVCPLITILLLFATWNCVHMLDSGMLFPRESSSREIREINGLWNFRADFSLNRNLGFEQAWYKSRLAETGPVIDMPVPASYNDITQDYRLRDFVGWVWYEREVVVPQRWLADEGTRVVLRVGSAHYYSVVWVNGVKVTEHEGGHLPFEAEISDVVRKEGGAPCRITIAVNNTLTLQTLPPGTIQHMDDRSKYPAGYFVQSTNFDFFNYAGLHRPVLLYTTPKVYVDDITVLTSFSDNIGLVSYKVSVLGSTNPTVKVTLSDKNGLCVASSTGTSGVLKVVDVNLWWPYLMHENPGYLYSMEVHMTTAGEGPVHNDVYALPVGIRTVQVTSTQFLINGKPFYFHGVNKHEDSDIRGKGLDWALIVKDFNLLKWLGANSFRTSHYPYAEEIMQMCDRHGIVVIDECPGVGIKDIRSFGNASLAHHLVVMEELVRRDKNHASVVMWSVANEPAAEMPPAGQYFKTVIAHTKSLDQTRPVTFVSSSDYARDKGAPYVDVICVNSYFSWYHDPGHFEVIPIQLKTQFENWYGKYQKPIIQSEYGADAVPGLHTDPPMMFTEEYQKAVLQRYHDVFDQKRKEYVIGELIWNFADFMTAQTITRVVGNKKGIFSRQRQPKAGAFLLKERYWRLANETGLLPYWTRYPCLL